One Deltaproteobacteria bacterium DNA segment encodes these proteins:
- a CDS encoding NAD-dependent epimerase/dehydratase family protein encodes MRIVLTGISGRFGRRLANRLNRHHEVIGLDRRPCPGLPQDIIHHRVDIRRRPAENIFRQGEIDAVIHLGVVHNFRISSEELYVRNIIGTETLLRYISKYNVKKLILLSTGDVYGPTPSNSHFINEDAPLMASQRFPETRSIVAVDRAVQSFFWRHHDIETVILRPAHIVGPNVRNAPSKYLRLRVMPTLAGFDPMVQLTAEDDLLRVIEASLEPGVRGVLNVVSTDPVPLSKILKILGKPVLPVPHPLFKFYLEKAWKYRLVSFPAPELDHIRFNAVLDTKRVNEVVNAKPDRSLYEILEPFRGD; translated from the coding sequence TTGCGAATTGTACTAACCGGAATATCGGGTCGTTTTGGGCGAAGACTTGCGAATCGTCTAAACCGACATCACGAAGTGATAGGGCTCGACCGGAGGCCATGCCCCGGATTGCCACAAGACATCATTCACCACCGTGTGGATATCAGGCGTAGACCTGCGGAAAACATTTTCCGTCAGGGAGAAATCGATGCGGTTATTCACCTGGGTGTAGTTCACAACTTCAGAATCTCAAGTGAAGAACTCTATGTGCGCAACATCATCGGCACGGAAACACTGCTGCGCTACATTAGTAAATACAACGTTAAGAAGCTTATCTTGTTATCGACGGGCGATGTTTACGGCCCAACGCCAAGCAACAGTCACTTCATCAATGAAGATGCACCTCTCATGGCAAGCCAACGCTTTCCTGAGACACGCTCTATCGTTGCCGTCGACCGAGCCGTGCAATCGTTCTTTTGGAGACACCACGATATTGAGACAGTCATTCTTCGGCCAGCGCACATCGTAGGTCCTAATGTGCGAAATGCACCTTCCAAGTATCTTCGGTTGAGGGTGATGCCAACTTTGGCTGGTTTCGATCCAATGGTTCAACTTACAGCAGAGGATGATTTACTGCGTGTTATTGAAGCGTCCCTTGAGCCAGGTGTTCGAGGCGTTCTCAACGTTGTGAGTACGGACCCGGTTCCTCTGTCTAAGATACTTAAGATTCTAGGTAAGCCAGTGTTACCTGTGCCACACCCGCTCTTTAAATTTTACTTAGAGAAGGCGTGGAAATACCGGCTGGTATCATTCCCTGCGCCTGAGTTAGACCACATTCGATTCAATGCCGTTCTCGATACGAAACGCGTGAACGAAGTGGTGAATGCGAAACCCGACCGTTCCCTTTATGAGATTCTAGAGCCGTTTCGCGGCGATTGA
- a CDS encoding acyltransferase family protein, whose amino-acid sequence MGDVMSSRDLEDRLERIPSNLGPYGVDPFGFDPQYVKKVVGPAAWLYRKYFRCEAQGLENIPEGRSLIIANHSGQLPFDGLMIGMSMFLDSEPPRFTRSMVERFVPATPFVSPLLARCGQILGTPENCRRLLGSGESILVFPEGVRGLNKTWSQRYRLQRFGQGFMRLALETNTPIVPAVVIGAEEQAPTFYNAKSLGRALGLPAFPITPTNPLFPGLGLLPLPTRYRIRFGEPMQFEGNANDEDDVILEKVSHVKNQMQQMIDEGLREREHIFW is encoded by the coding sequence ATGGGCGATGTAATGTCCAGCCGTGACCTTGAAGACCGTCTCGAGCGGATTCCGAGTAACCTTGGTCCGTACGGGGTAGACCCTTTCGGTTTTGATCCACAGTACGTGAAGAAGGTTGTCGGCCCAGCGGCTTGGCTCTACCGAAAGTATTTTCGGTGCGAAGCTCAAGGTCTTGAAAATATTCCTGAAGGTCGCAGTTTGATTATTGCCAATCACTCGGGGCAACTTCCGTTTGATGGGCTGATGATCGGTATGTCGATGTTCCTCGACAGTGAACCGCCAAGGTTCACGCGGTCGATGGTCGAACGATTCGTACCTGCGACACCTTTTGTGTCGCCGCTTCTGGCGCGCTGTGGTCAAATTCTAGGTACGCCCGAGAATTGTCGTCGTCTCTTGGGTTCGGGTGAGTCTATTCTGGTATTTCCGGAAGGAGTCCGGGGCTTGAACAAAACGTGGTCACAACGCTACCGGCTGCAAAGATTCGGACAAGGCTTTATGCGCTTGGCGCTTGAAACGAATACGCCTATTGTTCCAGCTGTAGTGATTGGAGCGGAAGAGCAGGCGCCTACGTTCTACAACGCAAAATCGTTAGGGCGCGCGCTTGGTTTGCCCGCGTTTCCAATTACGCCAACCAACCCTTTATTTCCGGGGCTTGGTTTATTGCCGCTGCCAACACGCTACCGCATTCGTTTTGGCGAGCCGATGCAGTTCGAAGGAAATGCAAATGATGAGGATGATGTGATTCTTGAAAAAGTGTCGCATGTTAAGAATCAAATGCAGCAAATGATTGATGAAGGTTTACGAGAACGAGAGCACATCTTTTGGTAG
- a CDS encoding choice-of-anchor D domain-containing protein, with amino-acid sequence MPVQVARHLCLLALFATAIVGCGDKRLAPSNIPVEEIGPCVTDEDCGEGYICVLGECVPVEDFDCLGNDAARIVVDPNSLDFGEVALGNSSASVVTVTNDSECNLTISDVDMADGTNPGFDCSPCDLTSYPTVIAPQRSLEITVNYSPIGVGSASGELLIRSDAGNVADDNGIVGISLNASYSGVPALVIDPPELSFGYVPFTAGQGGGTQTHSVKLMNQGTGNAVLVVEFIYIRPGTDFSIPEELADISPANPLYLPPYDENDPNTWVEVPVTFSPTTNADHQNILTVQAHAGDEAGSVEVNAQLTGSSLGPPVIQVNPSELIFKTEAGDPLNLGWTAYRSVMVVNNGQSDLVLDLELDDPTGDFTFSPAFVPAIPAGGSIAFSVLYTPSQSSDAFNPGDPQASADAWFRIISNDTNHVVSTVDLHGWARSGVADDVLKVEMTFANNASNWAQNDFRNVDMELESPLGYSCKKPFLGESSNGTLQVIEDYCETWSDTGSEGT; translated from the coding sequence ATGCCCGTACAAGTCGCTAGACACCTGTGCCTACTCGCTTTATTCGCTACCGCCATCGTTGGATGCGGTGACAAGCGACTCGCACCATCAAATATACCTGTCGAAGAAATTGGCCCGTGCGTAACGGATGAAGACTGCGGCGAAGGCTATATCTGTGTTCTCGGCGAATGTGTGCCAGTCGAAGATTTTGACTGCTTGGGTAATGACGCGGCGCGCATCGTGGTCGATCCTAATAGTCTAGACTTCGGTGAAGTTGCTCTCGGTAACTCGTCAGCATCCGTCGTGACCGTCACAAACGACAGCGAATGTAACCTCACAATCTCTGATGTAGACATGGCCGACGGTACCAACCCAGGGTTTGACTGCAGTCCATGCGACCTTACATCTTACCCAACAGTCATCGCGCCACAGCGGTCATTGGAGATTACCGTAAATTACTCACCAATCGGCGTGGGCTCTGCCAGTGGGGAATTACTGATTCGCTCCGATGCAGGCAATGTCGCCGACGACAATGGCATCGTTGGTATCAGCCTTAACGCCAGCTACAGCGGCGTACCTGCCCTCGTCATCGACCCACCTGAGCTTAGTTTTGGCTATGTACCCTTCACCGCAGGACAAGGCGGCGGAACACAGACACATAGCGTTAAGTTAATGAATCAAGGCACAGGCAATGCTGTCCTGGTTGTTGAGTTTATCTACATTCGCCCGGGTACCGATTTCAGTATTCCAGAAGAGCTGGCAGACATCTCGCCTGCCAACCCACTCTACCTCCCACCATACGATGAGAACGACCCGAACACGTGGGTTGAGGTTCCTGTAACTTTCTCTCCCACAACAAACGCTGACCACCAGAACATTCTAACTGTTCAGGCTCACGCAGGTGACGAAGCAGGCTCGGTTGAAGTTAACGCGCAACTCACCGGCTCTTCACTCGGACCACCAGTGATTCAAGTGAACCCATCGGAACTCATCTTCAAAACAGAAGCTGGAGACCCGTTGAACCTTGGCTGGACGGCATACAGAAGCGTCATGGTTGTAAACAACGGTCAATCAGACCTCGTATTAGACCTTGAACTTGATGACCCAACGGGAGACTTCACGTTCTCACCAGCGTTCGTACCCGCTATTCCTGCAGGTGGCTCCATCGCATTCAGCGTACTTTACACGCCATCGCAATCCAGCGATGCATTCAACCCGGGTGACCCACAGGCCTCTGCGGACGCATGGTTTCGAATCATCAGCAACGATACCAACCACGTAGTTTCAACCGTTGATCTACACGGATGGGCGCGAAGCGGCGTAGCCGACGATGTTCTTAAAGTTGAAATGACGTTCGCTAACAACGCGAGCAACTGGGCACAGAATGATTTCCGTAACGTAGACATGGAGCTGGAAAGCCCACTGGGTTACTCGTGCAAGAAGCCATTCTTAGGCGAAAGCAGCAACGGTACGCTTCAAGTGATTGAAGACTACTGTGAAACTTGGTCAGACACCGGCAGCGAAGGAACC